In Candidatus Wallbacteria bacterium, a single genomic region encodes these proteins:
- a CDS encoding type II toxin-antitoxin system MqsA family antitoxin yields the protein MIKKCSFCGNKNLRQKDVQYIFRREGKMLLVNDVPCIECEFCGERYFAGEILKKIELDFAEIYHNGKKTTKTIKVPVESFVGIRKKP from the coding sequence ATGATTAAAAAATGCTCTTTCTGCGGTAACAAGAATCTACGCCAAAAAGATGTTCAGTATATTTTCAGACGAGAAGGGAAAATGCTTCTTGTAAACGATGTCCCCTGCATTGAATGTGAATTTTGTGGGGAGCGATATTTTGCAGGTGAAATCTTGAAAAAGATCGAGCTTGATTTTGCGGAAATCTATCATAACGGGAAAAAGACAACTAAAACTATTAAAGTGCCGGTGGAATCATTTGTTGGGATCAGAAAAAAGCCTTAG
- a CDS encoding DUF5615 family PIN-like protein: protein MIMKFKIDENLPVEIADLLIEAGHDAETVPSEQLQGISDSNLLKICSGENRALLTLDTDFGNTAKT, encoded by the coding sequence ATGATCATGAAATTCAAGATTGACGAAAACCTGCCGGTCGAAATCGCAGATCTGCTGATTGAGGCTGGTCATGACGCTGAAACAGTCCCCAGTGAACAACTTCAGGGCATCTCTGATTCGAACCTTCTTAAAATATGTTCCGGGGAAAATCGTGCACTGCTGACTTTGGACACAGATTTTGGAAACACAGCGAAAACTTGA
- a CDS encoding ORF6N domain-containing protein → MATKKSGLIPQEIIESKILLINGEKVMLDSDLAELYGVEAKYLKRQVRRNADRFPKDFMIKLSKKEADSLRSHFGTLKRGKHSKYLPFAFTEQGIAMLSSVLNSERAVKVNIEIIRAFVRLRRILSSNAELTRKLEEMEKKYDAQFKIVFDAIRQILTTPEKPKRQIGFKGRL, encoded by the coding sequence ATGGCAACGAAAAAAAGCGGGCTGATCCCTCAGGAGATTATTGAAAGCAAAATTCTTTTGATCAATGGCGAGAAAGTAATGCTTGATTCTGATCTTGCAGAACTTTATGGAGTTGAAGCCAAATACCTAAAAAGACAGGTGCGCCGGAATGCGGACCGCTTTCCAAAGGATTTTATGATCAAATTGTCAAAGAAAGAGGCTGACTCTTTAAGGAGCCATTTTGGCACCTTAAAAAGAGGGAAACATTCAAAATATTTACCATTTGCATTTACCGAGCAGGGCATTGCCATGCTTTCAAGCGTCCTCAACAGCGAAAGAGCCGTGAAAGTCAATATTGAGATAATCAGGGCTTTTGTCAGGCTCAGGCGGATTCTCAGCTCCAATGCAGAGCTCACCCGCAAACTGGAAGAAATGGAGAAAAAATACGACGCCCAGTTCAAAATCGTCTTTGACGCGATCCGCCAGATTCTTACCACACCGGAAAAACCCAAAAGGCAGATCGGTTTCAAAGGCAGACTATAA
- a CDS encoding FRG domain-containing protein, translating to MIKTRDIKIGNDFFDAISHPKGCRKLWIYRGNSKRDYNLLPNAFRTNFPKKESEKLSNLVGLLDNPPALEDAISKLRTTEDVKLFQEWKKRACNHLNKNYQSDLNDWELLAIAQHHGLYTRLLDWTENPLVAFYFASCSDPDYEGAVWTLGYASKLNPDECSKKEYYNWHGIRIFAPNPSDKRIFAQQALFTIHDTSISIDLVMKIDDDTKITKVLKNLYGLDRPFILQQYIISKAMKKNILPLLDTWGINHERLFPGTIFDDKTDPELVLITQELTEDYNKHIHSSPLSSGISD from the coding sequence ATGATTAAAACCCGTGATATTAAAATTGGCAACGATTTTTTTGATGCAATTTCCCATCCGAAAGGATGCAGAAAATTATGGATCTATCGTGGAAATTCTAAACGTGATTATAATTTACTTCCTAATGCATTCAGAACTAATTTCCCGAAAAAGGAATCGGAAAAGTTATCAAACTTGGTAGGATTGCTTGATAATCCACCTGCCCTTGAAGATGCGATTAGCAAGCTTCGTACAACTGAAGATGTAAAGTTATTTCAGGAATGGAAAAAGCGAGCTTGTAACCATTTGAATAAAAACTATCAATCTGATCTGAATGACTGGGAACTCTTGGCTATAGCTCAGCATCATGGCCTTTACACTAGATTGTTGGATTGGACAGAAAATCCTCTTGTAGCCTTCTATTTTGCAAGCTGCTCTGACCCAGATTACGAAGGAGCGGTATGGACGTTGGGTTATGCAAGTAAATTGAACCCAGATGAATGCAGTAAAAAAGAATATTACAATTGGCATGGGATCAGAATTTTTGCACCCAATCCTTCAGATAAAAGGATATTTGCTCAGCAAGCATTATTTACAATTCACGATACCTCGATTTCAATTGATCTCGTAATGAAAATTGATGATGATACTAAAATTACAAAAGTGTTGAAAAATCTATATGGTCTCGATAGGCCTTTTATACTACAACAATATATTATCTCCAAAGCGATGAAGAAAAATATTCTACCTTTACTTGATACATGGGGCATTAATCATGAAAGGCTTTTCCCAGGGACAATTTTTGACGATAAAACAGATCCCGAATTAGTACTTATAACTCAAGAACTGACTGAGGATTATAATAAACACATTCACTCATCACCACTCAGTTCTGGAATTTCAGATTAA
- the wecB gene encoding UDP-N-acetylglucosamine 2-epimerase (non-hydrolyzing) translates to MKKILTVVGARPQFIKSFAISLPIMTEFADRFSEVLVHTGQHYDHELSGVFFEEMKLPEPKYNLEIGSNSPGKQVGLMLIELEKVMQAEKPDLVLTYGDTNSTMAAALCAAKLYIPLAHIEAGVRSFFYQMPEEINRIVTDKVADFLFTPTETGVTNLSREFLRGEIVNSGDVMLDVFQGFFQRLNIEKTDKGYILFTLHREINTSRDNLEIIAGFLARVGQNLIWPLHPRAKKYLTEFGLLPKITANPRVSLIEPVSYLEMMKYLSGANRVVTDSGGLVKEAYFMGKPCLTMREETEWPETLAGGWNSLVGMDPGRIIDGLKQIPEGKCAIGQFGDGQAARKILEYLNGRI, encoded by the coding sequence ATGAAGAAAATACTTACAGTCGTCGGCGCTCGGCCGCAGTTTATCAAGTCATTCGCCATTTCGCTGCCGATCATGACTGAATTTGCGGATAGATTCAGCGAAGTGCTGGTGCATACAGGCCAGCATTATGATCATGAGCTGTCAGGCGTTTTTTTCGAGGAAATGAAGCTCCCAGAACCGAAATACAACCTGGAGATCGGCTCGAACAGCCCTGGAAAACAGGTCGGCCTGATGCTGATCGAGCTGGAAAAGGTCATGCAGGCGGAGAAACCTGATCTGGTGCTTACTTACGGTGACACCAATTCCACCATGGCCGCCGCGCTCTGCGCAGCGAAACTTTACATCCCGCTCGCTCACATTGAGGCAGGCGTGAGAAGCTTTTTCTATCAGATGCCTGAGGAAATCAACAGGATAGTGACAGACAAAGTGGCTGATTTCCTGTTTACCCCGACTGAAACAGGAGTTACCAACCTCTCCCGCGAATTCCTGCGCGGGGAGATCGTGAACAGCGGGGACGTGATGCTGGACGTGTTCCAGGGATTTTTCCAGCGCCTGAACATCGAAAAAACCGACAAAGGCTACATACTTTTCACACTGCACAGGGAAATAAACACATCCAGGGATAACCTGGAAATCATAGCCGGATTTCTTGCCCGGGTCGGGCAGAACTTGATCTGGCCCCTGCACCCCAGAGCGAAAAAATATCTCACTGAATTCGGACTGCTCCCAAAAATCACAGCAAATCCCAGGGTTTCCCTGATCGAACCTGTGAGCTACCTGGAAATGATGAAATATCTATCAGGTGCGAACCGGGTGGTCACAGATTCAGGCGGACTGGTGAAAGAAGCTTATTTCATGGGAAAACCCTGCCTGACCATGCGCGAGGAGACTGAATGGCCGGAAACCCTGGCTGGAGGCTGGAATAGCCTGGTGGGCATGGACCCGGGAAGAATCATCGACGGCCTCAAGCAGATTCCTGAAGGGAAGTGCGCGATAGGCCAGTTCGGTGACGGGCAGGCCGCGCGGAAGATTCTGGAATATCTGAACGGAAGAATCTGA
- a CDS encoding addiction module protein, with the protein MPERIQLVEDIWDTIAVKADSIELTEKEKKIIDAI; encoded by the coding sequence ATCCCAGAGAGAATTCAACTGGTAGAGGACATTTGGGATACGATAGCCGTAAAAGCTGATTCGATCGAATTAACTGAAAAAGAGAAGAAGATAATTGATGCAATTTGA
- a CDS encoding AAA family ATPase, whose amino-acid sequence MLTQICGLCRKDAEVIKDIKDRSISVVCERCGDYIASGEAWESCFQSPIFNFHILSSYIKHLKLEGKKTPVIKSIDFNKNNSSSIWALAETHFPKNIGEQINKSLLNLRFLRKKPGESIKFDPFRDLYLTYSEKKETSLWLIKSLEEKGLIKIISTYQIIELDPVTKQKSIRSNDGLKITISADGEARIEELERIEDNSKDKFINNLITPFALKKLSLVNYRCFESLDLDFDSKLTVLVADNGGGKTAVLDAIATCVSTIPEFSGMEFSTDDVRLLDNGERADSSGIEFVVCHEKNDFGIRIVKRNNYNPSVTEEIEGIGNLQKCNLTEIIKNLGREFFAYYKTDRSFSRKVELKSNTQSKVDPSYLNKFIFASNESIHTASEWFYDTEDRERRKKIENHNGYEDPTLRTIKAAIIKAMPEITKIETEIDPKKSIIVHFEDVGNKAKLRIDQLSDGFKMIFSLVLDLSLRLTLANPDSDNSLNCHAVVMIDEIDLHLHPSWQQRVLTDLQRTFPNVQFIVTTHSPQVLSTVPKECIRIIKSEGGKISVFEPFRNTHGEESKVILEDIFDTNSRPPGEPREILAEYLRLVDHGKHDTEEATKLRKKLEEIFGENYHQLELADIIINRNLALKKAGSK is encoded by the coding sequence ATGTTAACCCAGATTTGCGGATTGTGTAGAAAAGATGCGGAAGTGATTAAAGATATAAAAGATAGATCAATTTCGGTTGTTTGTGAAAGATGTGGAGATTACATCGCTTCTGGGGAAGCTTGGGAAAGTTGCTTTCAATCACCAATTTTCAATTTTCACATTTTATCTTCCTATATCAAGCATCTGAAGTTAGAAGGGAAAAAGACACCTGTAATTAAAAGCATTGATTTCAATAAAAATAATAGTTCTTCAATATGGGCTCTGGCTGAAACCCATTTTCCAAAAAATATCGGTGAACAAATCAATAAATCTTTGCTGAATCTTAGGTTTCTACGCAAAAAACCAGGTGAGAGTATAAAATTCGATCCTTTCAGAGATCTGTATTTGACCTACTCAGAAAAAAAAGAAACTTCATTATGGTTAATAAAATCACTTGAGGAAAAAGGGCTAATCAAAATTATCAGTACTTACCAAATAATCGAGTTGGATCCTGTTACAAAGCAAAAATCGATTCGTTCCAACGATGGTTTAAAAATTACCATTTCGGCAGATGGCGAAGCAAGAATCGAGGAATTAGAAAGAATTGAGGATAATTCAAAAGACAAATTTATAAACAATTTGATAACTCCTTTTGCACTTAAAAAACTCTCCTTAGTAAACTATCGTTGTTTCGAATCTCTTGATCTTGACTTTGATTCTAAATTAACCGTGCTTGTGGCTGACAACGGAGGCGGAAAAACCGCTGTCCTTGATGCAATCGCGACATGCGTGTCTACGATACCTGAATTTTCCGGCATGGAATTTTCTACCGATGATGTAAGACTTCTGGATAATGGAGAAAGAGCTGATTCATCGGGCATCGAGTTTGTCGTCTGCCATGAAAAAAATGATTTCGGGATCAGGATTGTCAAACGCAATAATTATAATCCGTCAGTGACTGAGGAAATTGAGGGAATCGGTAATCTCCAAAAATGCAATTTAACTGAGATCATTAAGAACCTGGGTAGAGAATTTTTTGCGTACTATAAAACAGACAGGTCTTTTTCCCGAAAAGTGGAATTGAAGAGCAACACTCAAAGCAAAGTAGATCCTTCTTATTTAAATAAATTCATTTTTGCTTCAAACGAGAGTATTCATACGGCTTCCGAGTGGTTTTACGATACGGAAGACCGCGAAAGAAGAAAGAAAATTGAAAATCATAACGGATATGAAGATCCGACGCTCAGGACAATTAAAGCAGCTATTATTAAAGCTATGCCTGAAATAACCAAAATTGAAACAGAAATTGATCCTAAAAAATCAATCATTGTTCATTTTGAAGATGTGGGAAATAAAGCGAAATTGAGGATCGATCAACTCAGTGACGGCTTTAAAATGATTTTTTCCCTTGTGCTGGATCTGAGTCTTCGCTTGACTTTAGCCAATCCTGATAGCGATAACTCTTTGAATTGTCACGCTGTTGTGATGATCGACGAAATCGACCTGCATCTGCATCCTTCCTGGCAGCAGCGCGTGCTGACTGATCTGCAGCGGACTTTTCCGAATGTCCAGTTCATTGTCACCACACATAGCCCGCAGGTATTGTCGACAGTGCCGAAAGAATGCATCAGGATCATCAAAAGCGAGGGCGGGAAAATATCGGTTTTTGAACCATTCCGCAATACACACGGAGAAGAAAGCAAGGTCATCCTTGAAGATATTTTTGATACCAACTCAAGGCCTCCGGGTGAACCAAGGGAAATACTCGCCGAATATTTACGTTTAGTGGATCATGGAAAACACGATACAGAGGAAGCAACCAAACTTAGAAAAAAGCTTGAGGAGATTTTCGGGGAAAATTATCATCAACTCGAACTGGCTGATATTATTATCAACAGGAATTTAGCTCTCAAAAAGGCCGGTTCTAAATGA
- a CDS encoding DUF433 domain-containing protein: MNWRDRISAEQDVCHGKACIKGTRIPVSVILDNLAAGLKDEEILQSYPSLKPEDIRAAVSYAAELSRETLILLSA, translated from the coding sequence ATGAACTGGCGTGATCGCATTTCCGCCGAACAGGATGTCTGCCACGGCAAAGCCTGCATAAAAGGAACGAGAATCCCTGTTTCAGTGATTCTCGACAATCTGGCTGCTGGTCTGAAGGACGAGGAAATTCTGCAGAGCTATCCGTCTCTAAAGCCGGAAGACATTAGAGCTGCAGTTTCTTATGCGGCAGAACTTTCCCGTGAAACTCTGATTCTCCTTTCCGCATGA
- a CDS encoding tetratricopeptide repeat protein, whose amino-acid sequence MKINFVALVVILFVFPAIFQHCFAGEKSTKEVVTKPLQKIPFDIENALKNGYSKSEIAKYLCQEEGLDYDKCLEYYTDGELIAALAQPTDLSSALKMFEPDVTAEEMASGTYQFKMGEKYAKGEGVPKDYKQAMIWYQKSADQGYSPAQNSLGYIYLEGFGTPQDYKQAMLWFQKAAEQGLSSAQYFLGIMYEKGFGVTQDIVEAHFWLNIAAASGHENARRERDVLAAKMTPKQVSEAQKMAAEWKPKK is encoded by the coding sequence ATGAAAATTAATTTTGTAGCCCTGGTTGTAATCCTGTTTGTCTTTCCTGCTATTTTTCAACATTGTTTTGCCGGGGAAAAAAGCACAAAAGAGGTTGTAACTAAACCATTACAGAAAATCCCGTTTGATATAGAAAATGCTTTAAAAAATGGCTATTCCAAATCAGAGATAGCCAAGTATTTGTGTCAGGAAGAGGGATTGGATTACGACAAATGCCTAGAGTACTATACGGATGGCGAATTAATAGCTGCATTGGCACAACCAACGGATTTAAGCTCCGCACTGAAAATGTTCGAGCCGGATGTCACGGCTGAAGAAATGGCAAGCGGCACATACCAATTTAAGATGGGTGAAAAGTATGCAAAAGGCGAGGGCGTTCCAAAAGATTATAAGCAGGCTATGATTTGGTACCAAAAATCCGCCGACCAAGGCTATTCCCCTGCCCAAAATTCACTTGGTTATATTTATCTTGAAGGGTTTGGTACTCCGCAAGACTATAAGCAAGCTATGCTGTGGTTCCAAAAGGCTGCTGAACAGGGGCTTTCCAGTGCTCAATATTTTCTTGGTATCATGTATGAGAAGGGATTCGGTGTTACTCAAGATATAGTGGAAGCTCATTTCTGGTTGAATATTGCTGCTGCTTCAGGACATGAGAACGCGCGAAGGGAACGAGATGTTTTAGCAGCAAAGATGACCCCAAAACAGGTTTCTGAAGCCCAGAAAATGGCTGCTGAGTGGAAGCCGAAGAAATAA
- a CDS encoding TIGR02646 family protein, translating to MKAAEKANPRPDDPDLAWKEFGGKEEVRKRLSEIQMGLCAYCEIRLSKEIGLHIDHIKPKTRCPEKTFYWSNLLLSCIAAEKLEKLKDSDKCCGHFKLKAWDEQMLLPTDEDCEKFFIYLKSGEIELADNLTPDEKKRGKLAIDILNLNGCSRLKRERNEIIEIFIKQLDSVSDCQKAREIFINSELFPTNGKLKSFVTAKKQRVAEYQT from the coding sequence TTGAAAGCTGCTGAAAAGGCAAACCCGAGACCAGACGATCCGGATCTGGCTTGGAAGGAGTTTGGCGGGAAAGAAGAAGTAAGAAAAAGACTTTCTGAAATTCAGATGGGATTGTGTGCTTACTGCGAGATAAGATTATCCAAGGAAATCGGATTGCACATTGATCATATCAAACCCAAAACCAGATGCCCGGAAAAAACTTTTTATTGGAGCAATTTACTGCTTTCTTGTATAGCGGCCGAGAAGTTGGAAAAACTTAAAGATAGTGATAAATGCTGTGGACATTTCAAACTTAAAGCTTGGGATGAGCAGATGCTGCTTCCGACTGATGAAGACTGCGAAAAGTTTTTTATCTATCTAAAGAGTGGAGAAATTGAGCTTGCTGATAATTTGACCCCAGATGAAAAAAAACGAGGGAAATTAGCCATTGATATTCTTAACCTCAATGGGTGTTCTCGCTTGAAAAGGGAAAGAAATGAAATTATTGAAATATTTATCAAGCAGCTTGATTCAGTAAGTGATTGCCAGAAAGCCAGAGAGATTTTTATCAATTCGGAATTATTCCCGACAAATGGGAAGTTGAAATCTTTTGTAACAGCGAAGAAACAAAGAGTTGCAGAATATCAAACCTAA